One genomic segment of [Phormidium] sp. ETS-05 includes these proteins:
- a CDS encoding CHAT domain-containing protein has product MGSVGSVGSVGTVGTVGTVGTVGSRGDSRIAPTSNLPPSPPHPPSPPHPPLPPASFPWRATMETALAELRDILEIDKILPHLQNISQLILIPHRDLHLLPLEYFFPELEITRIPSAYFGWERLYFPATGGESRLSIEYPPTSKSGTSSQNQLLFAEAEAGYIAHLYPHSHRISHRDATKERVMAAVRANISAQIFHFTGHGVHDLDNPDNSGLQMTDGELLTMRDLFDKLQLPPYMLVCLSACETGIASQKDLIDEFVGLTSPFLTAKTTHIVSTLWSVEEISTCMLMIEFFRLFQNGKPGNIALAEAKAWLRTVTNSKLSQWWEARAEDLTYEHLHYDTFKSRARSAAAANPDECPYNHPYFWAGFTVTGKVN; this is encoded by the coding sequence GTGGGGAGTGTGGGAAGTGTGGGAAGTGTGGGGACGGTGGGGACGGTGGGGACGGTGGGGACGGTGGGGAGTAGGGGCGATTCGCGAATCGCCCCTACCAGCAATCTTCCTCCCTCTCCTCCCCATCCCCCCTCTCCTCCCCATCCCCCTCTTCCCCCTGCCTCTTTCCCCTGGCGTGCCACAATGGAAACAGCACTGGCGGAACTGCGAGATATCCTAGAAATCGATAAAATATTGCCCCATCTCCAGAACATCAGCCAACTGATATTAATTCCCCATCGGGACTTGCACCTGCTGCCCTTAGAATACTTCTTTCCCGAACTAGAAATTACCCGCATTCCCAGTGCTTATTTTGGTTGGGAACGGTTGTACTTCCCCGCCACAGGGGGAGAGTCCCGCCTGAGCATAGAATATCCCCCAACCAGCAAATCAGGCACATCATCTCAAAACCAACTATTATTTGCCGAAGCGGAAGCGGGGTATATCGCCCATCTCTATCCCCATTCCCACCGGATCAGTCATCGAGACGCCACCAAAGAGCGAGTAATGGCTGCAGTCCGAGCCAACATTTCTGCCCAAATATTTCACTTTACCGGTCACGGTGTCCATGACTTAGACAACCCCGATAACTCCGGGTTACAAATGACTGACGGCGAACTCCTAACCATGCGGGATTTGTTTGATAAACTGCAATTACCCCCATATATGTTAGTCTGTTTATCCGCCTGCGAAACCGGTATCGCCAGCCAAAAAGACCTCATCGATGAATTTGTGGGATTAACCAGTCCTTTCCTCACCGCCAAAACCACCCATATAGTCAGCACCCTTTGGTCAGTAGAGGAAATTTCCACCTGTATGCTAATGATAGAATTTTTCCGCCTCTTCCAGAATGGAAAACCGGGGAATATCGCCTTAGCCGAAGCCAAAGCATGGTTGCGGACGGTGACTAATTCTAAATTATCCCAATGGTGGGAAGCCAGAGCGGAAGACCTGACCTACGAGCATCTACATTATGACACATTTAAATCCCGTGCCAGAAGTGCCGCCGCCGCCAATCCCGATGAATGTCCCTACAATCATCCCTATTTTTGGGCAGGGTTCACAGTGACGGGAAAAGTGAATTGA
- a CDS encoding type II toxin-antitoxin system VapC family toxin, translating to MDYILDTNIVSAVVNQNPKILAKLQEVELNEEEVFISCITYYEAKRGLLAVNATRKMSIFSAFCASVEILFLDDMAIIETASRIHADLKQRGRPIQDADILIASTAIARGLILVSNDSDMQRVPGVTLENWLDK from the coding sequence ATGGATTATATACTGGACACCAACATAGTTTCGGCAGTTGTGAATCAGAATCCCAAAATTTTAGCCAAGTTACAGGAGGTAGAGCTTAACGAAGAAGAAGTGTTTATAAGCTGCATCACCTACTATGAGGCGAAAAGGGGACTGCTCGCCGTAAATGCTACCAGGAAAATGTCGATTTTTTCTGCTTTCTGCGCATCGGTTGAAATTTTATTCCTGGATGATATGGCAATTATCGAAACTGCCTCCCGAATTCATGCTGATTTAAAACAAAGAGGCAGACCGATACAAGATGCAGATATTTTAATCGCATCCACAGCGATCGCCAGGGGTTTGATTCTAGTTTCTAATGATTCAGATATGCAGAGAGTTCCGGGGGTGACGCTGGAAAATTGGCTGGATAAATAG
- a CDS encoding Uma2 family endonuclease, producing MVLTPIKWSIEDYHQMINTGLLDDRSVELLAGEIVEMSPEGEAHAFFSSEADSYLTRLLGDRAGVRQAKPITLPNRSEPEPDIAIVQPLGREYLTHHPYPENIYWVMEYSNTSLDKDATVKYHIYAEAGIPEYWLVNLRTEELIVYRHPNGREYGTKMTLKDGNISPLAFPDVTIPVAAMISA from the coding sequence ATGGTTCTGACTCCAATCAAGTGGAGTATAGAAGACTACCACCAGATGATTAATACGGGTTTGCTGGACGATCGGTCTGTGGAGTTGCTAGCAGGAGAAATAGTGGAAATGTCCCCAGAAGGTGAAGCTCATGCGTTTTTCAGTTCAGAAGCGGACAGTTATCTGACCCGGTTGCTGGGCGATCGGGCTGGTGTACGCCAAGCCAAACCCATTACTCTTCCCAACCGCTCTGAACCAGAACCAGATATCGCCATTGTCCAACCCCTGGGACGAGAGTATCTGACTCACCATCCCTACCCCGAAAATATCTACTGGGTGATGGAATACTCTAATACCAGTTTAGACAAAGATGCCACAGTGAAATATCATATTTATGCTGAGGCGGGTATCCCGGAATATTGGCTAGTGAATCTGCGCACAGAGGAATTAATTGTGTATCGTCATCCTAATGGTCGGGAGTATGGAACCAAGATGACTTTAAAAGATGGTAACATTTCTCCCCTGGCATTTCCTGATGTTACGATTCCCGTAGCTGCGATGATTTCTGCTTGA
- a CDS encoding DUF29 domain-containing protein, whose translation MDTNLYKSDFYLWVETTGQLLREGKFNMIDWENLIEEIDSMGRREKTALKSNLRVLLMHLLKYNYQPEKRSNSWKYTIFEHRKRITESLADSPSLKTYYQEVFAECYQDARQEASLETGLPLEVFPEESPFLLMSPSI comes from the coding sequence ATGGATACAAATCTTTACAAGTCTGATTTTTACTTATGGGTAGAAACCACCGGTCAGTTACTCCGTGAGGGTAAATTTAATATGATTGATTGGGAAAATTTAATTGAAGAAATAGACAGCATGGGACGACGGGAGAAAACTGCATTAAAAAGTAATCTTAGAGTCTTGCTCATGCACTTGCTGAAATATAATTACCAGCCGGAAAAGCGGTCAAATAGCTGGAAATACACAATTTTTGAACATCGCAAGAGAATTACCGAATCTTTGGCGGATAGCCCTAGTTTAAAAACATATTACCAAGAAGTGTTTGCCGAATGTTACCAGGATGCACGTCAAGAGGCGTCTCTGGAAACTGGGCTACCTCTGGAAGTTTTCCCAGAGGAATCTCCTTTTCTGCTGATGTCACCCTCGATTTAG
- a CDS encoding Uma2 family endonuclease, producing the protein MTTKIINPPPILTDQLFLFPGYYSWQQFQTLEAAIAQMPGLRISYIDGWVEIMTISQRHEIIKNIISLLLGLYFLHKRIEFIPVGSATRQNENKSVSFEPDASYYIGEEKEHPDLAVEVAITSGGIDKLAKYQRLQITEVWFWENNQLAVYHGSGEGYEQVSRSGLLPDLDLELFQHCVGMPSQLDAMTEFMKSLA; encoded by the coding sequence ATGACTACTAAAATCATCAATCCACCCCCTATCTTAACCGACCAGCTATTTCTGTTCCCTGGTTATTACAGTTGGCAGCAATTCCAAACTCTGGAAGCCGCGATCGCCCAAATGCCGGGACTGAGAATATCATATATAGATGGATGGGTGGAAATTATGACCATCAGCCAACGACACGAAATAATCAAAAATATTATTAGCCTTTTACTGGGACTGTATTTTCTCCACAAGCGGATAGAGTTTATCCCCGTCGGTAGCGCCACCAGGCAAAATGAAAATAAATCTGTTTCCTTTGAACCAGACGCATCTTATTATATTGGCGAGGAAAAAGAACATCCCGACTTAGCCGTAGAAGTCGCCATTACCAGCGGCGGTATCGATAAACTGGCTAAATACCAACGCTTGCAAATCACCGAGGTTTGGTTTTGGGAAAACAACCAACTAGCGGTTTATCATGGGAGTGGGGAGGGATACGAGCAAGTATCCCGCAGTGGATTATTGCCCGATTTGGATTTAGAATTATTCCAGCATTGTGTAGGGATGCCTTCCCAGCTAGATGCCATGACCGAGTTTATGAAATCTCTGGCATAA
- a CDS encoding Uma2 family endonuclease, producing MTTKIINQTPILTDQLFLFPGYYSWQQFQTLEAAIAQMPGLRISYIDGWVEIMTLSERHELLKTIIGFLLELYFCEKDIECIPAGSATRQDENQAVSFEPDESYYIGSAKEHPDLAVEVAITSGGIDKLAKYERLQIPEVWFWENNQLAVYHWSGEGYEQVSRSGLLPDLDLELFQRCVAMPSLTAAKKEFVKAIRG from the coding sequence ATGACTACTAAAATCATCAATCAAACCCCTATCTTGACCGACCAGCTATTTCTGTTCCCTGGTTATTACAGTTGGCAGCAATTCCAAACCCTGGAAGCCGCGATCGCCCAAATGCCGGGACTGAGAATATCATATATAGATGGATGGGTAGAAATTATGACTCTGAGTGAACGCCACGAACTGCTTAAAACGATTATTGGGTTTTTGCTAGAACTTTATTTCTGCGAAAAAGACATAGAGTGTATCCCTGCCGGGAGTGCCACCCGCCAAGACGAAAACCAAGCCGTTTCCTTTGAGCCAGACGAGTCTTATTATATTGGCTCGGCAAAAGAACATCCCGACTTAGCTGTAGAAGTCGCTATTACCAGCGGCGGTATCGATAAACTGGCTAAATACGAACGCTTGCAAATCCCAGAGGTTTGGTTTTGGGAAAACAACCAACTAGCGGTTTATCATTGGAGTGGGGAGGGATACGAGCAAGTATCCCGCAGTGGATTATTGCCTGATTTAGATTTAGAATTATTCCAGCGTTGTGTGGCTATGCCTTCCCTCACAGCGGCAAAGAAAGAATTTGTTAAAGCTATTCGCGGATAA
- a CDS encoding Uma2 family endonuclease, which produces MVRSWASALFLKCVFFGLKPNYELSDGLKPNYELPDGLKPNYEPNNFFTNSYNNRKTPLKEAYMTATLAQKITPNTDNHQIFVFPTSITWQQFQTLEAVLSEMPGLRISYIDGWVEIITLSERHERIKKILAILIELYLFEKEIEFIPVGSATRQDENQAVSFEPDESYYIGSAKAHPDLAVEVAITSGGIDKLAKYERLQIPEVWFWENNQLAVYHGIGEEYEQVSRSGLLPDLDLELFQRCVGMPSLTAAKREFVKALRG; this is translated from the coding sequence GTGGTTCGTAGTTGGGCTTCAGCCCTCTTTCTCAAGTGTGTATTTTTTGGGCTAAAGCCCAACTACGAACTTTCGGATGGGCTAAAGCCCAACTACGAACTGCCGGATGGGCTGAAGCCCAACTACGAACCAAACAATTTTTTCACTAACTCTTATAATAACAGAAAAACCCCCCTCAAGGAGGCATACATGACCGCCACCCTTGCCCAAAAAATCACCCCTAACACAGATAATCACCAAATATTTGTTTTCCCCACCTCCATCACTTGGCAGCAATTCCAAACTCTGGAAGCCGTTCTCTCAGAAATGCCGGGACTGAGAATATCATATATAGATGGATGGGTGGAAATTATCACTCTGAGTGAACGCCACGAGCGGATTAAAAAAATTCTGGCAATTTTAATCGAACTATACCTGTTTGAAAAAGAAATCGAGTTTATACCCGTAGGGAGTGCCACCCGCCAAGACGAAAACCAAGCCGTTTCCTTTGAGCCAGACGAATCTTATTATATTGGCTCGGCAAAAGCACATCCCGACTTAGCCGTAGAAGTCGCCATTACCAGCGGCGGTATCGACAAACTGGCTAAATACGAGCGCCTGCAAATCCCAGAAGTTTGGTTTTGGGAAAACAACCAACTAGCAGTTTATCATGGGATTGGGGAGGAATACGAGCAAGTATCCCGCAGTGGATTATTGCCCGATTTAGATTTAGAATTATTCCAGCGTTGTGTAGGGATGCCTTCCCTCACAGCGGCTAAGAGAGAATTTGTTAAAGCTCTTCGGGGATAA
- a CDS encoding phosphoketolase — protein MTTTTISAFCEGIQYFGELLPGFEMYGKEAAIAPGQKAVSNPSDTAAAFQTLLGADALRYLTLQITGSKASGHPGGFASIAEAIAALVMLGHKNILTEVGHHAPGFYSNVFLDRSLEDMGISTVQEMRDRYREMHGLLGHLSGYIPGLLGPAGPLGQGQHFAMTGALLHPGILFPVTIGDGGLGEPYIMSSIAHFHTAYPKATNFLPILVWNGYSQEHHSMVSTKTNSEMINYWRGNGFAEVILVDAKDFDDQNQPGEYVDSTAFSFEKRLEFTKAVLEATDKAAKAALGGKLTVLIVKQLKGAGVHKRGAKSHNLYPGDTLDQPHIANALKERALHADAWQLVRTNWERAGGGPASKTVVTEFQLPLPKLGELPLEEYPVGGEPKVSTTAMGRIVGHVGQKDHKFLVTNADGNEASGIANINQALKIIHPTDDPLYNQTPNGQVYEPLSEDACAGLAAGLALFGARSLWCSYESFAINGLPIWQTVTQAMAELRRPTPSTVTLYTAGALEQGRNGWTHQRPEIENYFASMMRNGNVFPLFPPDANSIQVCYEWALSTKNKGIVITASKSPLPIRTTFEQNRQALRDGAILLQEVPGDKMVTFAVVGDMTLIPVFEAAAYLETEGIGVRIVSVVSPRRLYRPSDVAWDTCSEPDGGFLDDAGFEKLFGGDALIGVTGGASGMLEPVMLRSTVKRDVFAWKRGETTASAGQLMAFNGLTADALTKRAIELIH, from the coding sequence ATGACCACAACCACGATATCGGCGTTTTGCGAGGGCATTCAGTATTTTGGGGAGTTGCTGCCCGGTTTTGAGATGTATGGCAAGGAAGCGGCGATCGCCCCGGGACAAAAAGCCGTCAGCAACCCCTCGGACACCGCCGCCGCTTTCCAAACCCTCTTGGGTGCAGATGCCCTGCGCTACCTGACTCTCCAAATTACTGGTAGCAAAGCCTCGGGACACCCAGGGGGTTTCGCCAGCATCGCCGAGGCGATCGCCGCATTGGTCATGCTCGGTCACAAAAACATCCTCACGGAAGTAGGACACCACGCTCCCGGCTTCTATAGCAACGTCTTTCTCGACCGCTCCCTAGAAGACATGGGCATCAGCACCGTGCAGGAAATGCGCGATCGCTACCGGGAAATGCACGGACTCCTGGGCCACCTGTCCGGCTACATCCCCGGACTCCTCGGCCCCGCCGGTCCCCTCGGTCAAGGCCAACATTTCGCCATGACGGGCGCCCTCCTCCACCCCGGTATCCTCTTCCCCGTGACGATCGGCGACGGCGGTTTAGGCGAACCCTACATTATGAGCAGCATCGCTCACTTCCACACCGCCTATCCCAAAGCCACCAACTTCCTCCCCATCCTGGTTTGGAACGGCTACAGCCAGGAACACCACAGCATGGTGTCCACCAAAACCAACAGCGAAATGATTAACTACTGGCGCGGGAACGGCTTCGCCGAAGTCATCCTCGTTGACGCCAAAGACTTCGACGACCAAAACCAACCCGGAGAATACGTCGATAGTACCGCCTTCTCCTTCGAGAAGCGCCTAGAATTCACCAAAGCCGTCCTAGAAGCCACGGACAAAGCCGCCAAAGCTGCCCTCGGCGGTAAGCTCACCGTCTTAATAGTCAAACAACTAAAAGGCGCAGGCGTCCACAAACGCGGTGCCAAGTCCCACAACCTCTATCCCGGGGACACCCTCGACCAACCCCACATCGCCAACGCCCTCAAAGAGCGCGCTTTGCACGCCGACGCATGGCAGCTCGTCCGCACCAACTGGGAACGCGCTGGCGGCGGTCCCGCCTCCAAAACCGTCGTTACCGAATTCCAGCTACCCCTCCCCAAACTGGGAGAGCTACCCCTAGAAGAATACCCCGTGGGAGGCGAGCCCAAAGTCTCCACCACCGCAATGGGTCGCATCGTCGGTCATGTGGGCCAAAAAGACCATAAATTTCTCGTCACCAACGCCGATGGGAACGAAGCCTCGGGCATTGCCAACATCAACCAAGCCCTAAAAATCATCCACCCCACCGATGACCCCCTGTACAACCAAACCCCCAACGGCCAAGTTTACGAACCCCTCAGCGAGGACGCTTGCGCCGGTTTAGCCGCCGGTTTGGCCCTGTTTGGCGCTCGCAGTCTCTGGTGTTCCTATGAGTCATTTGCCATCAACGGCTTGCCCATCTGGCAAACTGTCACTCAGGCAATGGCAGAACTGCGCCGCCCCACCCCTTCCACTGTTACTCTCTATACTGCAGGGGCCTTGGAACAGGGACGCAACGGCTGGACTCACCAGCGTCCCGAAATCGAAAATTACTTTGCCTCGATGATGCGCAATGGCAACGTTTTCCCCCTGTTCCCCCCCGACGCCAACAGCATCCAAGTCTGTTATGAATGGGCGTTAAGTACCAAAAATAAGGGCATTGTCATCACCGCCAGTAAGTCTCCCCTCCCCATCCGCACCACTTTTGAGCAAAACCGCCAAGCATTGCGGGATGGGGCTATCCTGCTCCAAGAAGTGCCCGGAGATAAAATGGTGACATTTGCGGTAGTGGGGGATATGACCCTCATCCCCGTGTTTGAAGCCGCCGCCTATTTGGAAACCGAAGGTATCGGCGTCCGCATCGTCTCTGTAGTCAGTCCCCGTCGCCTGTATCGTCCCTCGGATGTGGCGTGGGATACCTGCTCCGAACCCGATGGCGGTTTCCTGGATGACGCCGGTTTTGAAAAACTCTTCGGCGGCGATGCGCTGATTGGCGTCACTGGTGGCGCTAGCGGTATGTTAGAACCGGTGATGTTGCGCAGTACCGTGAAGCGGGATGTGTTTGCCTGGAAGCGGGGCGAAACTACCGCCAGTGCGGGTCAGTTGATGGCGTTTAATGGTTTGACAGCGGACGCTCTGACGAAACGGGCGATCGAACTCATCCATTAA
- a CDS encoding VWA domain-containing protein has translation MAAKAKKATTASSPKSASSDQIKFTLYNFAGQPKSYYRVDTKNLEKEQKENAKQAVGHSIIIIDRSGSMYYDIEDLKETLLKILTLDEYSNCQLLITLISYSSRGDVTCHFQRIPISEVMQANSFYQQEIKKIQSTGATCISQSMKLALSLIEPDELTAMTLHTDGYANDPSSQAEVKELDRLTEELTSYNAFLNTIAYTYADFRLLAKLANTASGSCLKAGNVKEVYDALYSTSKLLGGLVAATIEETLIKEYDYQVFLSQSAQKINGAAGTLKIIGLKTEDDGIFYKYQKITKQEYDQLNIPASQTHEAVFAFAKANLADGNLNTAKYALASTFDATLTEKHAKALTNAEIAEMALDLEQAIFNPAILNSHEILTSVKVSDKTSVLELVKVLEQHRSGIIINLQHLKENYQRKGIKRIPGSRDKDGNLLTPWLKTEYIDGDKYVKMGTFSINQNTATINMLITRKVKLVKVEDGEQICEVAGILVSELESFTNYTIVSDGEINVKSLKVKINNRPTFDALKTIGVLEQDGQTAGEFDCRREYDIRLDNLPVSPFTAHYGSLNGTFDELAQMKILSSIISAHLKEESDVYAPEQIEELKLHYLSKNLYINFPTTTEYTDLHEAINKGTVDSRVSYKIDIGNKDILNLSKLHSANKFLDRLYEVVDKDSGEPVEKPSFELTWDKHLTFSHKQLSSRTKITPVDDLMKGIFDNFLGLDDNGTVAAILKKVGADSLARLLAEKAKGNPVSRPEFVAALVAAKGQLDAHAEQIYRDNISPLVFYIGSTGLLPDEIEAKAQTADELSSKYPQLKFSKDEQEGMFFEVGDTIISVYAKNEYFSR, from the coding sequence ATGGCCGCTAAAGCCAAAAAAGCGACTACAGCATCATCTCCAAAATCCGCCAGCAGCGACCAAATCAAGTTTACTTTATACAACTTTGCTGGGCAACCGAAAAGCTACTACCGGGTCGATACCAAAAATCTCGAAAAAGAGCAGAAAGAAAACGCCAAACAAGCCGTAGGACATAGCATTATCATAATCGATCGCTCCGGCTCCATGTACTACGACATCGAAGACCTGAAAGAAACCCTGCTTAAAATCCTGACCCTGGATGAATACAGCAACTGCCAGCTTCTTATTACCCTGATTTCCTACTCATCTCGCGGCGATGTTACCTGTCACTTCCAGCGCATTCCCATCAGCGAAGTGATGCAGGCAAACTCATTTTACCAGCAGGAAATCAAAAAAATCCAATCCACTGGTGCCACCTGCATATCCCAAAGTATGAAACTGGCTCTATCTCTCATCGAGCCAGACGAGCTAACCGCCATGACTCTGCACACCGACGGATATGCAAATGACCCCAGTTCCCAAGCGGAAGTAAAAGAACTCGATCGGCTCACCGAAGAACTCACCAGCTACAACGCATTTTTAAACACGATCGCCTACACCTACGCCGACTTTCGCCTCCTTGCCAAACTCGCCAACACCGCCTCCGGTTCCTGCCTCAAAGCAGGCAACGTCAAAGAAGTTTACGACGCGCTCTATAGCACCTCGAAACTTCTTGGCGGCTTAGTAGCTGCCACCATAGAAGAAACCCTCATCAAAGAATACGACTATCAAGTATTTCTCTCCCAAAGCGCCCAAAAAATCAACGGCGCCGCAGGCACCCTGAAAATCATCGGACTAAAAACCGAAGATGACGGCATCTTTTACAAATACCAAAAAATCACCAAACAAGAATACGACCAACTCAACATTCCCGCCAGCCAAACCCACGAAGCAGTATTCGCCTTTGCCAAAGCCAACCTCGCCGATGGCAACCTGAATACCGCCAAATACGCCTTAGCCAGCACCTTTGACGCCACCTTAACCGAAAAACACGCCAAAGCACTCACCAACGCCGAAATAGCCGAAATGGCTCTCGACTTAGAGCAAGCCATCTTCAACCCCGCCATCCTCAACAGCCACGAAATCTTAACCAGCGTCAAAGTCAGCGATAAAACCTCCGTCCTAGAACTCGTCAAAGTCCTAGAACAACATCGCAGCGGTATCATCATCAACCTGCAACATCTCAAAGAAAACTACCAACGCAAAGGCATCAAACGCATTCCCGGTTCCCGCGACAAAGACGGCAACCTCCTCACACCCTGGCTGAAAACCGAGTATATCGACGGCGACAAATACGTAAAAATGGGGACATTCTCCATCAACCAAAACACCGCCACCATTAATATGCTCATTACCCGCAAAGTCAAGCTGGTAAAAGTAGAAGATGGGGAGCAAATCTGCGAAGTCGCAGGCATCCTAGTGAGTGAATTAGAATCATTCACCAATTATACCATAGTTAGCGACGGCGAAATCAACGTCAAATCCCTAAAAGTCAAAATCAACAACCGGCCAACCTTCGACGCACTGAAAACCATAGGCGTGCTAGAACAAGACGGACAAACCGCCGGAGAATTTGACTGCCGCCGCGAATACGATATCCGCCTCGATAACCTGCCAGTGTCGCCATTTACCGCCCATTATGGCAGCCTCAATGGCACCTTTGACGAGCTGGCACAGATGAAAATCCTCTCCAGCATTATCAGCGCCCATCTGAAAGAAGAATCAGATGTTTATGCGCCAGAACAGATAGAGGAGTTGAAACTTCACTATTTATCTAAAAACCTGTACATCAACTTTCCCACCACCACGGAATACACCGACTTACACGAGGCAATTAACAAAGGTACGGTAGATTCCCGCGTCAGCTACAAAATCGATATCGGCAACAAAGATATCCTGAATTTGAGCAAGCTGCATTCGGCGAATAAGTTCCTCGATCGGCTGTATGAAGTAGTGGATAAAGACAGCGGCGAACCGGTAGAAAAGCCCAGTTTTGAGCTAACCTGGGATAAACATCTCACTTTCAGCCACAAACAGCTATCATCCCGCACCAAAATCACCCCAGTGGATGATTTGATGAAAGGGATATTTGACAATTTCCTGGGATTAGACGATAATGGCACTGTGGCTGCTATCCTCAAGAAAGTGGGAGCCGACAGTCTAGCGCGGTTGCTGGCAGAAAAAGCCAAAGGCAACCCAGTCAGTCGCCCAGAGTTTGTCGCTGCATTAGTCGCCGCCAAGGGGCAACTAGACGCCCACGCCGAGCAGATTTATCGGGATAATATTTCTCCTTTGGTGTTTTACATCGGTTCTACGGGGTTGTTACCCGATGAAATCGAAGCCAAGGCGCAAACCGCCGACGAACTCAGTTCTAAATATCCCCAGTTGAAGTTTTCCAAAGACGAGCAAGAGGGGATGTTTTTTGAGGTAGGGGATACCATTATCAGCGTCTATGCCAAGAATGAGTATTTCTCGCGGTAA
- a CDS encoding Uma2 family endonuclease has protein sequence MTAILPTKENTEIFYPSGDGTPLAETYDHVYAIISTVEVLKQYLEGKQATVLANQFLYYSQGFPKLRVAPDVMVIFDVAPGGRDNYQIWEEGQVPVVIFEMTSPGTKNQDKFSKKDLYEQLGVKEYWLFDPKGEWIAEKLQGYRLRGEIYEPITDSRSEPLQLRLEVEDKLIGFYREDTGEKLLIPDELAAALRQETLARQAAEERAAEMEALLARYRERFGELPE, from the coding sequence ATGACTGCCATTTTACCGACTAAAGAAAATACGGAAATCTTTTACCCTAGTGGAGACGGGACACCATTGGCGGAAACTTACGACCATGTATATGCAATCATCTCTACCGTAGAGGTGTTAAAACAATACCTGGAAGGGAAACAGGCGACGGTTTTGGCGAATCAGTTCCTGTATTACTCCCAAGGGTTTCCTAAATTGCGGGTTGCCCCGGATGTGATGGTGATTTTTGATGTGGCTCCTGGAGGCAGGGATAATTATCAAATCTGGGAGGAGGGGCAAGTACCGGTGGTGATTTTTGAGATGACCTCACCAGGGACAAAAAACCAGGACAAATTTTCCAAAAAGGATTTGTATGAGCAGTTAGGGGTGAAAGAATACTGGTTATTTGACCCGAAAGGGGAGTGGATAGCTGAAAAATTGCAGGGGTATCGCCTGCGGGGGGAAATTTACGAACCAATTACGGATAGTCGCAGCGAACCTCTACAATTGCGGTTAGAGGTGGAGGATAAATTGATTGGTTTTTATCGGGAGGATACGGGGGAAAAATTGCTGATTCCCGATGAGTTGGCGGCGGCGTTGCGGCAGGAAACTCTGGCTCGACAGGCGGCGGAGGAACGAGCTGCGGAAATGGAGGCTCTATTAGCTCGCTATCGGGAACGTTTTGGGGAGTTACCGGAGTAA
- a CDS encoding tRNA-(ms[2]io[6]A)-hydroxylase has product MVAAKPQTIKFLQQPTSPLWVEMALSHLDTILLDHSHCERKAAGVALNLMFRYPSNTKLVRQLTAIAQEELEHFEQVNQILERRGIALGPLSAPPYAAALKAQIRPQEPDRLLDSLLISALIEARSHERLGLLGEFCPEPELAKFYRSLMASEARHYGIYWVLATTYFDQETVTQRLQQLATIESEILATVHPEPRIHS; this is encoded by the coding sequence GTGGTAGCTGCAAAACCCCAAACCATTAAATTTCTCCAGCAACCCACCTCGCCACTGTGGGTGGAAATGGCTTTATCTCATCTAGACACAATTTTGCTCGACCACTCCCACTGCGAGCGGAAAGCCGCCGGAGTGGCTTTAAACCTGATGTTTCGCTACCCAAGCAACACCAAGTTAGTTCGACAACTCACGGCGATCGCCCAAGAAGAGCTAGAACATTTCGAGCAAGTTAACCAAATCTTAGAACGAAGGGGCATTGCCCTCGGTCCCCTTTCCGCTCCCCCCTACGCCGCCGCTCTCAAAGCCCAAATTCGTCCTCAAGAGCCCGATCGACTCCTCGACTCCCTCCTCATCTCCGCTCTCATCGAGGCTCGCAGTCACGAACGCCTCGGACTCCTCGGCGAATTCTGTCCCGAACCCGAACTCGCCAAATTTTACCGCAGCCTCATGGCATCAGAAGCCCGCCACTACGGCATTTATTGGGTACTCGCCACCACCTATTTTGACCAAGAAACCGTCACCCAACGACTGCAACAACTAGCCACCATAGAAAGCGAAATCCTCGCCACCGTCCATCCCGAGCCCAGAATTCATAGTTAA